Proteins encoded in a region of the Euleptes europaea isolate rEulEur1 chromosome 3, rEulEur1.hap1, whole genome shotgun sequence genome:
- the ATP5IF1 gene encoding ATPase inhibitor, mitochondrial: protein MAAVGLALRSGLRGALALPHQQRAWNSGSGADQLGELGKGAGKGGGGGGTIREAGGAFGKREAAMEERYFKEKEKEQLANLKKHHEEEISHHKKEIERLQKEIERHKHKIKKLDDD from the exons ATGGCTGCGGTGGGGCTCGCTCTGCGGAGCGGCTTGCGCGGGGCCCTGGCTTTGCCGCACCAGCAGCGGGCCTGGAACTCGGGTTCCGGCGCCGACCAG TTGGGCGAGCTGGGCAAAGGCGCAGGCAAAGGCGGCGGAGGCGGTGGGACGATCCGCGAGGCTGGCGGCGCCTTCGGGAAACGGGAGGCGGCCATGGAAGAGCGCTATTTCAA ggagaaggagaaagaacagCTGGCTAATCTGAAAAAACACCATGAAGAGGAAATCAGTCACCATAAGAAAGAAATAGAGCGTCTGCAGAAGGAAATTGAACGTCACAAGCACAAGATCAAGAAGCTAGATGATGATTAA